The following coding sequences lie in one Pirellulales bacterium genomic window:
- a CDS encoding DUF4214 domain-containing protein, whose translation MARGRDGRHGEPEDGDQNHIQEIYRDLFGRLAEPGGRDFWVAMLTQGTSRSTVAYDIVKLAFPEEFQYDTVAALYRQYLGRAPDAAGIQFWTAYLYGGGTIEGMAWALVGSQEYFQTQGGGSNAGFLSALFHDALGRPIDAGSLAYFEGLMDRGLTASDVVAVADLTRKPAANLPRTTRDRIRYTSRGRE comes from the coding sequence ATGGCTCGCGGAAGGGACGGTCGGCACGGTGAACCAGAAGATGGAGACCAGAACCACATTCAGGAGATCTATCGCGATCTGTTCGGCCGGCTGGCCGAGCCGGGCGGCCGCGACTTTTGGGTGGCCATGCTGACGCAAGGCACTTCCCGCAGCACGGTCGCCTACGACATCGTCAAGCTGGCTTTCCCCGAAGAGTTTCAATACGACACGGTGGCCGCGCTCTACCGGCAGTATCTGGGCCGTGCCCCGGATGCGGCCGGCATTCAATTCTGGACGGCGTATCTTTACGGCGGCGGAACGATTGAGGGAATGGCCTGGGCGCTGGTCGGCTCCCAGGAGTACTTCCAAACGCAGGGCGGCGGCAGCAACGCGGGCTTTTTAAGCGCCCTCTTTCACGACGCGCTCGGCCGCCCGATCGATGCGGGCAGCCTGGCGTATTTCGAGGGCCTGATGGACCGCGGCCTGACGGCTTCCGACGTGGTCGCCGTCGCTGACCTAACCAGAAAGCCTGCCGCAAACCTCCCGCGAACGACGCGGGACCGCATAAGATATACTTCACGCGGCCGAGAATGA